AACCAGCAAAGGAGAAGATCGCAATGACAACCGCAACTCAGTCCGAATATCGCAACCTCCCCGTCATCAGCCTCACGGAATCGCCCACCAATCCCCGGCAGGTATTTGACGAGACGAGCCTCAACGAACTAGCCGAGTCCATCCGAGCGCAGGGCATTCTCTCACCGCTTGTCGTGCGGCCCAAGGGGCAGCACACCTATGAGATCGTAGCCGGAGCACGGCGTTACCGCGCGGCGCAGAGGGCCGGTCTTGAATACGTTCCCGTCCGCATCGCGGAATTGAGCGATGCCCAGGCAGTCGAAGTTAGCATCGTTGAAAACCTGCAACGCCGCGACGTTCACCCGCTGGACGAAGCGAACGGCTACGTCGCCTTGATGCGCCTTGACTACACCGTGGAACAGATCGCCGCGAAATGTGGCAAATCGCCCGCATACGTGACGGCGAGGACGCGCCTCGCGCAACTTGCGCCCGCCGTCGCCGAAGCCTTCGCCAAGGACGAGATCGGCGTAGGCCATGCCCTCTTGCTGGCAAAACTTCAACCCGATGAGCAACAGGAAGCACTCGCCGCCTGCTGGCAGCAGGGCTACACCAACGGCAGCAAGGCAAAGCGCATCCTGCTGCCTGTCCGCCATCTCCAGCAGTGGATTGAGCACAACATTCTGCTGGAGCTTGCCGCCGCGCCCTTCCCCAAGGACGACGCGCAGCTTGTGCCCGAGGCAGGTTCCTGCCTTGAATGCCCCAAACGCACCGGCCACAACACGCTGCTGTTTGCCGACATCGGAGCCAACCAGCCCGATGCGTGTAGCGACCCCAAATGCTATCAGGCCAAGGTAGATGCTTTCGTGAAACAGACCGTGGCGGCAAAGCCGAAGCTGGTACAGATCAGCACCGCTTATGGCAAGCCGAACGAAGACAGCCCGGCAATCCCGCGCAACAAGTACGTTGTCATCCGCCAGGACAAACCGCAGAAGAAGGAGCAGCGCGACTGGCCGGAGTACAAGACGTGCAAGTACACCGCCGAGGCCATCGTCACCGAGGGCAGCGAAAAGGGCGAAACGCGCAAGGTGTGCGCCAATCCCGGATGCCCCATTCACCACGGGAGAAAGCGCATGCAGACCGATGCCGCGCTCAAGGCCGAACAGGAGAAGCGCCGCCGCGAGGAAGCGATAGCCCAGACAACCGGACTCCGCGTTCTCAAAGCAGTCGGCGATGCCGTTCCCGTCCGGCTCATGAAACACGACCTGCTGTTTCTTGCCGTTCGCTTGACTTCGATGCTGGATGAGCGCAAGGCTGTCATCCTCATCCGGCAGCATGGCATCGCTAAGCCAAAACACGGCGAGCAGCCAGCGAAACTGCTGGCCGAGTTTCTGCCTAAAGCCGAAGAAGGCAAGCTGGGTCGCATCCTCATCGAGGCTGCCATCCTGCTTTCCATGCGCGGCCCGCAGGACACCGAGCGCATTCTCCGCGAAGCCGCGCAGTGCTACAAGGTGGACGCGGACACCATCGCCGCGAAGGTCAAACAGGAGTTCGCGGCCAAAGACAAAGGAAAGGCCGCGAAGAAAGCCACGGCCAAGCCTCAACCGAAAGCGGCGAAGAAGTCCGCCGCCGCTTAACCACAAACCCAACCGGGATACACAGCGGAGCCGGCAACAGCGGCTCCGCAATTTTTTGTCTCTGGCTGCCCGTCTTCCCACCCGGTTCTGATGCCCCGGACGTGTCCGAGGCGACATCCTCAGCCCACCCGACCGGCAGACACGCACATCTGAACAATATCCAATCGTTACCCGGCGGACTCAGAAACCCGGCATCGCCCACTTGGCCATAGACATTCACAAATTTGATCGCTTCACGCTTGACTCTATACCTACGTACTGGGTTTACCGTTGATTCATGGAAAGGTTGACCATCAGCCAAGTGGCGAAACGTTCAGGCGTCAACATTCAGACGATTCGATACTACGAACGCCAGGGGCTTCTCTCAGCCAGGTCTCGCACCGCAGCGGCATATCGTATCTTTTCAGTTGAGTCGGTGCAACGGATTCGTTTCATCAAACGAGCCCAAGAACTAGGCTTTTCCCTGAAAGAGATCAAGGAACTGCTCTCGTTACGTATGGACACTCACACGACACAAGCCGACATTCGCAAGCAAGCACAGACGAAGATTGCCGACGTCGAACGAAAGATTCTGCATCTCGAAGCTATCCGCGCAAGCCTATTGCGAATGGCGGAGAACTGCTCCGGCTGCGGCTCTTTAAAGGATTGCCCCATCCTCGAAAGCCTGGATAAAGAGGATCCCGAATGACAAACGGCGACTGGAAGCAAAACCTGCTGATCGCGCCTGGAATCGGGCTATCACCTTTGTTGTGGATCGTCTGTTCAGCCTACTGGCCTGCCTACGCGCCGCTACTGGCTACGCTCGGACTTGGGCTTCTGGTTTCGAATCAGGCGTATTGATATTTCGCGCCCGCACGCAGCGTATTGACGGACCCCGGGTGCTTGGAATCGCAGCCGCCTGTCTGATCCTGTTCGGCAAATTCGAACTCGATTCAAGCCCGGCATTCTATTCCGGATCAGCGCTGCTCATCCTGGCCTCTGTATGGAACAGTTGTCCTTTCGCCATGCGCTGTGACTGCGCCCTGCGAGCAAATTCATTTCCGGCTTTGGGGGCGCGCAGCGAAGACAACTTATAACTCCCGGAGGATTCAAATGCCCAACAGCAAAAGGAAGGTGGAAGTCTTCAGCGCCGGTTGCGACGTATGCGATGAAACGATTGCTCTGGTGCAGAAGCTGACTTGCGTATCATGCGATGTTGTGGTCTACGACATACACAAGCCGGAAGCTGCAGCAAAAGCCGCGCACTATGGCGTGCACGCTGTTGTCGTAAATGGCAATCTCGCAGAGTGCTGTGCCGGCACATGACCCAATGAAAGCGCCTTGCGCACCACTGAAATCGGCGTTCCGCGATGAGTCTTGCGATTCCGAAAGCCGGAGCGGGATTTCGTACAAAGAGGCATCGCTCTGGCGTTTCGGAGTTGGTTATCTTGAAAACCAGCTGTGATCAAGAAAATCGCGCACATCGCTCCAAGAGCGACAGCCCATTCTGAGACAGATACCCGGTACCCGTTCTGAAAGAGCATTCACAAGAAGCAATACGCTCCAAGAACGCACGAAAAACTCCGTATAATTTGGGCGCGGCCTACTGGGATTCCTTCCGCTTCAAATGGAGCGTCAGTAAATCCAGCGCACAATCCTACCTCTCATCTTCGACCAACGTTTCGATAATCGGACAGCTACCACGCTTGTGCTTACGCTCGCACCGGCGGACCATTTGCCGTAAGGCATTTTGGATGGAATCGAGGGCTGCGATCTTCTCTTCAACCAGATGCAGTTTGGCGAGAGCCAAATCATGCGCCACCCTGCAGGTCTGGGGACCATCGAGCTTCAGCAGGCCTGCAATGTCGTTCAGACTGAAGCCGAGCATTTGCGCTCGTTTGATGAAACGGACGCGCCTGACATCCTCCTTCGTGTATTCGCGAAATCCTAATATAGGACGCTCCGGTTCCTGCAGCAGCCCTGATCGCTGATAAAAGCGGATGGTTTCTACACCCACTCCGGCGGCCTCGGCCAATTTTCCGATGGTCATTCGTGGTTTCATGCTTGACTCCGTACCTATGTACGGAGAGTACTCTGAATTCAGAGAAAAGGAAAACAAGACACATGGCATCTGAAACCAAGACATCTGAGAAATCGAAATCCGGGATATTGGCGCTGGGAGGTCTGGCGGCAATTCTCGCCTCGACCTGCTGCCTGGGGCCGCTGGTGCTGATTTCCCTCGGCTTCGGCGGCGCTTGGATCGGAAATTTGACGGTTCTCGAACCCTATCGACCGCTATTCATTGCCGTCGCGTTAGTCGCGTTGTATTTCGCCTGGAGACGCATCTATCGTCCGGCGGAGAAATGCCTACCCGGCGAAGTGTGCGCGCTGCCGCAAACAAAACGGCTGTATCAGATTCTGTTCTGGGTCGTTGCGGGACTGGTGTTGATCGCTCTTGCGTTTCCTTACGTTGCACCATTCTTTTACTAAGGGAGGGAGTTTTGCCGATGCCTGACCACAATCAAGCAGCAACCGACCTGGCATGCAGCCGCTACGCCGTTCTTCTCTGGTGGCTCCCAGTCGCCGCTCTTGTCGTCGGAGCCAATTGGCCAAAGCTCGAATTGCTGCTCTGGTTTCCGGCTTTTTTGGTTATGGGTGCTGCGTGCCTTGCGAACGCCGCACGATGTGGGCGAATACACTGCTACGTCACAGGCCCGCTCTTTCTGATCGCATCGGCGTACGTTGCCTTGCACGGCTTTGATCTCGTACCAATGCAGACCAATTTCTTCATGGGGTCCATTGTCGCGGTCTTTCTTCTTGCCCGCCTCGCGGAAATCCCACTCGGCAAATACAAGAGGAGTGCCTGTGGGGATCAGCCCAAGGCCGTTCGCTAAGGTCTGGTGCATCTGACCGTAAAGACAGGAGTGGCATGAATAAGCAATTCGATCTCATTGCAATTGGAACTGGATCAGCGGCGTCGTCTGTGGCTTCGCGTTGTCGTGCCGCCGACTGGCAGGTTGCCGTAATTGATTCACGGCCGTTTGGGGGCACCTGTGCGCTGCGTGGCTGCGATCCGAAAAAGGTGCTGGTTGGGGCAGCGGAGCTGATCGACTGGGGCCGTCGCATGCAAGGCAAGGGAATCCAGGCCGGAGAACTGAAAATCAACTGGCGAGAGCTGATGCATTTCAAGCGAACCTTCACCGAGCCGGTCCCTAAACATCGGGAAGAAGGTTTCCGCAAGGCCGGCATCGAGGCGTTCCACGGTCGCGCCCGTTTCACTGGCCCTACATCCATTCAAGTTGGCGAAGATACGCTGGAGGCGCGCCACATCGTCATCGCTGCCGGGCAGAAGCCTGCCGATCTGAAGATACCCGGCTCTGAGCACCTCATCGACAGTGAACACTTTCTCGAACTCGATAGCCTTCCGTCACGAATTCTCTTCATCGGAGGGGGATACATCGCGTTTGAGTTTGCGCATGTTGCGCTGCGGGCTGGAGCGCAGGTCACCATAGTCCATCGAGACAGCCGTCCACTGCGTCAGTTCGATTCCAGCATGGTGGAACTTCTGGTTCAGCATACGCGCGCGTCAGGAGCGGACATCCAGCTTGAGACCGAGGCCGTCGCGGTTGAAAAGCAATCGGGAGGCTTGGCTGTGCGGGTCTCGACCTCAGGCCAGATGCGGACCTTGTACGCGGACATGGTCGTCCACGCCGCTGGGCGTGAGCCCGAGATCGACGACATGAATCTCGACGCGGGCGACGTTGCGTGGGACCGGCACGGCGTGAAGGTGAATGAATATCTGCAGAGTGTTTCCAATCCGGCGGTGTACGCCGCAGGCGATGCCGCCGCCAGCGGAGGGCCCCCGCTCACGCCCGTAGCTTCTTACGACGGCGTGTTGGTAGCAACAAATCTGCTCAAAGGAAATCATGCCAAGCCCGACTACAACGGAATCCCTTCCGCCGTGTTTACGATTCCACCGCTTGCGTCCGTCGGATTGACGGAAAGCGCAGCGCGGGAAAAGGGATTGAAGTTCACAGTGAAGACGGAATCAACCGGGAGCTGGTATTCCTCGCGAAGGGTTGGCGAATCGTCTTCTGGCTACAAGACGCTGGTGGAAGAGAGAACGGATCGCATCCTCGGCGCGCATCTTTTCGGCGGCGCCGCCGCAGAAGTCATCAATGTGTTTGCGCTCGCCATCCGGTCGGGAATTCCAGCCCGGGATCTGAAACATATGATCTTCAGTTATCCGACCCATGGGTCGGATGTGTCTTACATGCTCTAACCCACGATCATTTACCGTGGATCAAATCCCAGGAGGAAAAGATGAAAAACCTTTCCAGGCTGTTTGTCGTAGCACTGCTGGCCGCACCCATTTCGGCCTTCGCGGCTACTCGCACCGTCACGCTCAACGTACCCGGCATGACCTGCCCGGTTTGCCCAATCACCGTGCGGAAGGCGCTGCGAGATGTTCCGGGAGTCGAGAAAGTGGACGTACGCTACGCGAAGAAAGAGGCAATTGTCACCTATGACAATGCCAGGACCGACGTCGCGGCCCTGACCAAGGCGACTGCAGATGCCGGATATCCGTCGAAACCGGAAGGAAGATCAAAGTAATGTCGACATCATGCTGCCAGACTCGGGTTGGAGCTACACCTGAGACAGACACGTTCTGCTCCATTTCGCAGACGAAGCCCCACAAGGTTGCCATCATTGGAAGCGGCGGAGCCGCCTTTGCCGCTGCGATTCGTCTGCAAGAAGGTGGCGCGGACGTGACCATGATCGAACGCGGCACAACCGGAGGCACCTGCGTCAACATTGGCTGCGTCCCTTCGAAGATTCTGATCAGCGCCGCCCATGTAGCGCATGTCCGCGCCACCAGTCCATTTGATGGCGGCATTTCTGCCATGACGCCCAATGTCAATCGGGCCGTGTTGCAGGCCCAGCAGCAGGCTCGGGTGGAAGAACTGCGCAAGGCGAAGTACGAGTCAATCATAGAGAACAGCGCAAATTTCCGCATGGTTCACGGGGAGGCTCGATTCAAGGACGACCGCACGTTGCTCGTGAAAGGATCTGATGGGCGGGAACACACGATCAGCTTTGACCAGGCATTGATTGCTACTGGAGCGTCGCCCGCCATTCCACCAGTCGCAGGGTTGAATAGTGCTCCGTACTGGACCTCGACCGAGGCCCTTGCCGCGCAGGAGTTGCCCGAATATTTGATTGTGTACGGCGGCTCCTATGTTGCGCTCGAGTTGTCGCAGGCCTTTTTGCGGCTTGGCAGCAGGGTCACCCTGATCGTGCGCTCCAGAATCCTTTCGCACAGCGATCCTGCGATTGGCGATGCAATCCAGCAAGTCCTGACCGACGAAGGCATGCGCATCGTCACTGGCAACGAGATCAAGCGAGTCCAACACGACGGCGGCCAGTTCACGGTGGAAGTCGGCGGTGAGCGCATCGTTGGCGATCGTCTGCTGATTGCGACAGGCCGAAAGCCTAATACGGCCTGCCTTGATCTCAAACATGGTGGCGTGCTGACCAACGTGGACGGCGCAATCCTCGCGGATGAGTTTCTGCGCACTTCCAACCCGAATATCTACGCGGCGGGCGACTGCACCACTAACCCGGAGTATGTGTATGTGGCCGCAGCGGCTGGAACACGCGCCGCCGTGAATATGCTCGGCGGCAGCGAGCCGCTGGATTTATCGGTGGTTCCCGGCGTCGTATTCACAGACCCCCAGATTTCAACGGTCGGCTTGGATGAATCGGCTGCGCGTGCAAAGGAATTTCGCGTGGACACCCGCACCCTCTCACTGGAGAATGTTCCCAGAGCGCTCGCCAACTTCGATACGCGCGGGTTCATCAAGGTGGTCGCCGATGCTGAGACCGCCAGGCTGTTGGGAGTGCAAGTCGTGGCCTCGCAGGCGGGTGAACTCATCCAGACAGCAGCGCTTGCCATTCGAGTGCAAATGACCGTCCATGATCTTGCAAATCAGCTTTTCCCATATCTAACCATGGTGGAAGGACTCAAATTGGCCGCCCAGACCTTCACCAAAGATGTGACTCAGCTTTCCTGCTGCGCAGGATAAGTTAAATAATTGAAAACAGATGCAATCATAGTTTCACATCTGAAGATTGCATTGTTGCGGCAAGCACTGCGGTGCCGCTCCGAGCTTATTGTCTCTTCCGTTGAGAGCTCCCCCTGCGCATATCTACACAATCTTTACGGGGATACCGCGTCAGTCGGCGTTTGCTCAATGGTCGCCGCGCTGATACTGGCCGACCTGAGCTGCCGTCTTGGTTTAGTCCAGCCATAACCCCAAAGTTGCGTGCTAAAAAGTTGTGAAAAGCGAGTCTTTTGGACATGGAATGAATCATGTTAAAGATTGAGACCTTTGTTGACGATGCAGGAGTTTTAAGGTCATGAACAATGAAGATGCCTTGGATGAGAATGACTCTAACCCGGTTCATCTCCACATTTGCACCCACTGCGGTCATCCGCGAAAGCGAGAAGAGGTTGGAGACAGGGAGATCAGTTCAGGGATCGTGCATTGCCCAAAATGCGGCACCGATGGTCCTCTGAACATTGAAATTAGGGATTTTCCAGCCTGAAGCAATTCGATGAAGCGCCCGCCCACCCCGTCAAGCGCTGAGAGGCAATCGCGGCTGCGTCGGCCTACGCAGGCTCTCCAGCTTGCGCGCTGTCGCCTTCACGAACTCTCTTACCAGCCGGGATTTTGTGTCTGCGCGGGCGGCGAGATGGGTGACGAGCTTTAGGTTTTTTTCTGCGAGCGGGCGCATGGTAATGCCGTCCCGCGCGATACGCCATGCACCTGTCCGAGTGAGAAATGCGAGTCCACCGCATTCCAGGATCAGAGGAACAGCCTCTACAGCTCCGGTGACATGGTGCAAGTCGGAAGGGGCAACGCCAGCCTTTTTCGCTTCGCTCATGATCGCGTCGTACATGTAGGGGCTAACTTGCCGTGAAAACATGACCCAGGTGCGGCTTTGCAATTCGGCAAGCCGCACCTCGCGGTTCGCAGCCAGCGGGTCACGGGATAACATCGCGATGTAAAACGGATGCTCGGCCAGCTTGAGGCAAGTGAGATTGCGTATTTCGGGAACTCCTGTGGTCAGCCCAAGATCAAGCGTTCCGCCGACCACATCGCGAGCCACTTCATGGGAGTAACTGCTTGACCAGTTGATTCGAATCCCCGGATAAAGCGGCAAGTGAACAGAGCGAATGACGGAGGCCAGCCATGGATCGGCGTATGCTGATCGCCCGATGTTGAGAACATTTTCTGCTCCCCGTGGCACGGCCCTGGCGGCTGTCACGGCGTCTTCAATATGGGCGACCCCCTTGCGCGCGTGCTCGACAAACTTTGCGCCGGCGTCTGTGAGTTCGACCATTTGGTGATTTCGCTCGAAGAGGCGAACGTCAAGCAGGCCCTCCAATTCGAGAATTCGCTTCGTAAGTGTGGACTGATCCACTCTCAGCCTCACGGCGGCTCTGGAGAAGTGAAGTTCCTCGGCCAGGACAATGCTTGACTGCACCAACCGCATTTCTGGAAGAAGCATGGCTGCCCTCCGACGGAGAACGCAAGGCAGCAACAGTGAACGGAAGAAATGAAGAAGGGATCCCACCACCGGGTGCGTGCAGGGATCATATCGATCAGCTAATCATTCTATTTGATGCGTTCCTGCCCTATGACGGTTGCTGGAATAAACCCGTTATGCATGGCAGGAATAACGGTCTCCCTACTTTTCATTAGACAGATTCTGCGGTTCCGAGTGAATCTCCAAACATCAGCATCCGTTGATTGAGGTCTTGAGATGAGGAAGCTCGAAAGCCGGGAGAAGGAAAACGGAAACAAGTCGCTTCGGCTGATTCCATTTGAAGGTCGCAGCCGCCCAACGGCGCGGATAAACTTAGGGGATGACGCCGATGCGTCTCACTCTGTCGCGCTGGAGCGGCATTTCACCGTGCCGGAAGTTGCCCGGCAATGGGGGATGAGCGAAAAGTCCGTCCGGCAGTTTTTCGTTAATGAACCCGGCGTGCTTAAATGGGGATCACCGGAAACCAGGAAGAAGCGCGGCTACTGCAACCTACGCATTCCGGAGAGTGTCTTGATTCGAGTACACCAGCGCCGGGCCGGATGAACTTGCCGCACGAGCTTTCTTCGGGGATTTCGGCGGTTTTGGTTCCATTTCCTGCCACGCCTGCCGGACACTCGCCGCAAGTTGTTCCTGTCGCGCCTTCACGAAGGGCGCGTAGTGCTTCTCGGTAATCTTTACGCTCTTGTGTCCCAGCAGAATCGAGACCTGATCAATCGGTACTCCAGCCAACAGCATTTCGACAGCGAAGGTGTCGCGAAACATATGGGGAAAGCAGCGCTTTCGCCCTCCGTCCGGCTTCTCCAACCCTGCGACCTCAAACAACCTGCGAAAGGCGCGCTGCCAATCTGCCACCGCCGACTTTGGGTCGCCATTCCCACTCCAGAAGAAGTAGCGCGGGTTCGGCTTAGGGCCGGGAGGAACATTGCGAAGATCCTCGGCAACTTTATGCGGAAGCGGAACGTAGACGGGCACGCCAGTCTTTGCCTGATAGAGTAAGAGGTCGTCATTCGACTGCAAGCGTTCCCTTTCGAGCGTCACGGCATCGCGAATGCGCAGACCGCTCCAACGCAACAACTGCACCAATGCACGGATGCGCTGTCCGCGCTTTTCCACGTCATAGCCGCGCTCCAGCCCGTCATCGAGCCGGTAGGTGCCATCAATGATCTCGTTGTATTCCTCGCGTGGAAAATAGTCGGTTGGCATCTGCTGTACAGTAATGCGCTTGAGATTAAGCGTCGGACTCTGTGTGATCCAGCCGGCGCGGATGCAGAACCAGAAGAACCCCGTAAGACGTTCCTGCTTTTTCTTCTTGGCCAGTCCACCATCTCTCCATGTCGCCCGAAACGATTGAACGGCACGCAAATCCAGTTCGCGCAGCAGGGTGTAGCCCTCTGACTTTGTCCAGGCAAGAAACTGCTTTCGGAAGATCGTCTCCAGTTTGCTGAGTGTGGACTCTGCCAAATTGCGCGCCCGTGCGTCAGCCAGGTATTCATCAACCGCCTGCTTAATAGTGACGGGCTCTTCTTTCTTTGCAGGCGCGGCCTTTGGGTCGTCGGCGCTCTCAATCTCGTGGGCAAGATTCTGAGCGCGTTCCCAGCTGGCGGTCTGGAGGCTGCGACGGATGTAGGTTCCATTGACCGTTCCTTCGACCCACATGGGGCAGGAACAGCGCTTCCAGTAGCGGTCATCGGTCTTGGAGCAGCGCTTCAAATGGCGACGATAGAGCGTAAGCATAATGGAGCTATCGTACGCGTATCGTACATGGAAAATCTATAAATTTATAAGTTGCTCAATATAAATAAGTTAATGCTGGTGGAGGCGGCGGGAGTCGAACCCGCGTCCGAAATTGGTGTCAGAAAAGAGACTCCATGCTCAGTCGCATTCCTTTAGGTTTCGCACTCTGCGCTTAGAA
The DNA window shown above is from Acidobacterium capsulatum ATCC 51196 and carries:
- the merA gene encoding mercury(II) reductase, translated to MSTSCCQTRVGATPETDTFCSISQTKPHKVAIIGSGGAAFAAAIRLQEGGADVTMIERGTTGGTCVNIGCVPSKILISAAHVAHVRATSPFDGGISAMTPNVNRAVLQAQQQARVEELRKAKYESIIENSANFRMVHGEARFKDDRTLLVKGSDGREHTISFDQALIATGASPAIPPVAGLNSAPYWTSTEALAAQELPEYLIVYGGSYVALELSQAFLRLGSRVTLIVRSRILSHSDPAIGDAIQQVLTDEGMRIVTGNEIKRVQHDGGQFTVEVGGERIVGDRLLIATGRKPNTACLDLKHGGVLTNVDGAILADEFLRTSNPNIYAAGDCTTNPEYVYVAAAAGTRAAVNMLGGSEPLDLSVVPGVVFTDPQISTVGLDESAARAKEFRVDTRTLSLENVPRALANFDTRGFIKVVADAETARLLGVQVVASQAGELIQTAALAIRVQMTVHDLANQLFPYLTMVEGLKLAAQTFTKDVTQLSCCAG
- a CDS encoding LysR family transcriptional regulator gives rise to the protein MLLPEMRLVQSSIVLAEELHFSRAAVRLRVDQSTLTKRILELEGLLDVRLFERNHQMVELTDAGAKFVEHARKGVAHIEDAVTAARAVPRGAENVLNIGRSAYADPWLASVIRSVHLPLYPGIRINWSSSYSHEVARDVVGGTLDLGLTTGVPEIRNLTCLKLAEHPFYIAMLSRDPLAANREVRLAELQSRTWVMFSRQVSPYMYDAIMSEAKKAGVAPSDLHHVTGAVEAVPLILECGGLAFLTRTGAWRIARDGITMRPLAEKNLKLVTHLAARADTKSRLVREFVKATARKLESLRRPTQPRLPLSA
- a CDS encoding ParB/RepB/Spo0J family partition protein; the encoded protein is MTTATQSEYRNLPVISLTESPTNPRQVFDETSLNELAESIRAQGILSPLVVRPKGQHTYEIVAGARRYRAAQRAGLEYVPVRIAELSDAQAVEVSIVENLQRRDVHPLDEANGYVALMRLDYTVEQIAAKCGKSPAYVTARTRLAQLAPAVAEAFAKDEIGVGHALLLAKLQPDEQQEALAACWQQGYTNGSKAKRILLPVRHLQQWIEHNILLELAAAPFPKDDAQLVPEAGSCLECPKRTGHNTLLFADIGANQPDACSDPKCYQAKVDAFVKQTVAAKPKLVQISTAYGKPNEDSPAIPRNKYVVIRQDKPQKKEQRDWPEYKTCKYTAEAIVTEGSEKGETRKVCANPGCPIHHGRKRMQTDAALKAEQEKRRREEAIAQTTGLRVLKAVGDAVPVRLMKHDLLFLAVRLTSMLDERKAVILIRQHGIAKPKHGEQPAKLLAEFLPKAEEGKLGRILIEAAILLSMRGPQDTERILREAAQCYKVDADTIAAKVKQEFAAKDKGKAAKKATAKPQPKAAKKSAAA
- the merT gene encoding mercuric ion transporter MerT codes for the protein MASETKTSEKSKSGILALGGLAAILASTCCLGPLVLISLGFGGAWIGNLTVLEPYRPLFIAVALVALYFAWRRIYRPAEKCLPGEVCALPQTKRLYQILFWVVAGLVLIALAFPYVAPFFY
- a CDS encoding MerR family transcriptional regulator, translated to MERLTISQVAKRSGVNIQTIRYYERQGLLSARSRTAAAYRIFSVESVQRIRFIKRAQELGFSLKEIKELLSLRMDTHTTQADIRKQAQTKIADVERKILHLEAIRASLLRMAENCSGCGSLKDCPILESLDKEDPE
- the merP gene encoding mercury resistance system periplasmic binding protein MerP, giving the protein MKNLSRLFVVALLAAPISAFAATRTVTLNVPGMTCPVCPITVRKALRDVPGVEKVDVRYAKKEAIVTYDNARTDVAALTKATADAGYPSKPEGRSK
- a CDS encoding dihydrolipoyl dehydrogenase family protein — its product is MNKQFDLIAIGTGSAASSVASRCRAADWQVAVIDSRPFGGTCALRGCDPKKVLVGAAELIDWGRRMQGKGIQAGELKINWRELMHFKRTFTEPVPKHREEGFRKAGIEAFHGRARFTGPTSIQVGEDTLEARHIVIAAGQKPADLKIPGSEHLIDSEHFLELDSLPSRILFIGGGYIAFEFAHVALRAGAQVTIVHRDSRPLRQFDSSMVELLVQHTRASGADIQLETEAVAVEKQSGGLAVRVSTSGQMRTLYADMVVHAAGREPEIDDMNLDAGDVAWDRHGVKVNEYLQSVSNPAVYAAGDAAASGGPPLTPVASYDGVLVATNLLKGNHAKPDYNGIPSAVFTIPPLASVGLTESAAREKGLKFTVKTESTGSWYSSRRVGESSSGYKTLVEERTDRILGAHLFGGAAAEVINVFALAIRSGIPARDLKHMIFSYPTHGSDVSYML
- a CDS encoding MerR family transcriptional regulator, translated to MKPRMTIGKLAEAAGVGVETIRFYQRSGLLQEPERPILGFREYTKEDVRRVRFIKRAQMLGFSLNDIAGLLKLDGPQTCRVAHDLALAKLHLVEEKIAALDSIQNALRQMVRRCERKHKRGSCPIIETLVEDER
- a CDS encoding tyrosine-type recombinase/integrase, yielding MLTLYRRHLKRCSKTDDRYWKRCSCPMWVEGTVNGTYIRRSLQTASWERAQNLAHEIESADDPKAAPAKKEEPVTIKQAVDEYLADARARNLAESTLSKLETIFRKQFLAWTKSEGYTLLRELDLRAVQSFRATWRDGGLAKKKKQERLTGFFWFCIRAGWITQSPTLNLKRITVQQMPTDYFPREEYNEIIDGTYRLDDGLERGYDVEKRGQRIRALVQLLRWSGLRIRDAVTLERERLQSNDDLLLYQAKTGVPVYVPLPHKVAEDLRNVPPGPKPNPRYFFWSGNGDPKSAVADWQRAFRRLFEVAGLEKPDGGRKRCFPHMFRDTFAVEMLLAGVPIDQVSILLGHKSVKITEKHYAPFVKARQEQLAASVRQAWQEMEPKPPKSPKKARAASSSGPALVYSNQDTLRNA